The Haloarchaeobius litoreus DNA window CCGTGACTGCGAGCGGGTCGCGCTCGCCTCGCCCCGCGAGAAGGAGCGCACGCACCGGTTCTACGAGGAACTGGAGTACGAACGGTGGGGGTACGTCGTCGAGCGGGAGCTCTGACCGTCGCCGACGGCTCGACTCCGGGCGATGGTTTATATCGGATGCCGGCCCCAGACCCGCCGATGCGCTGACCGTCGCCTCCGACGGGGAGCGGGTGTGCGACACGTCGTCGGGGGGCTGTCGAGTGTCGCCTGTTCGCCACCGAATCCGCCACCGGGACTCCGGAGAACTATATATATTCACCCCGATAGCTATTTTGCGTCACCGGCGCTACGGATACGCGAGAGGCCGGGGTGTATCCCGGTCAGACACGCATGAGTGAGGACGTACGAGCCACCGTTCTGATAACCGTCGATTCGCTACGAGCGGACGCACTCGACCTGACATCCGAGTCGTCGCACACCCCGGCACTTCGGGACCTCGCCGGGCGGGCGACCGTGTTCGAGAACGCCTTCGCACAGGGGAACTGGACGCCCTTCTCCTTCCCGAGCATCCTCGGCGGCGCGCCGGTGTTCGCCGACGGGCCACGCATCGGCGTCGGGAACGGGCCGACGCTCGCGGAGACGCTCGGCCGGTCCGGCATCGCCACGGGTGGGTTCAACGCATCGAACGGGTTCCTCACCGCGTACTGGGGCTATGACCGCGGGTTCGAGGAGTTCGAGTCGTTCCACGCCGAGGCGTCGAACCCGGTGAGCCGGGTACTCTCGGCGCACCCGACCTGGCAGGCGTGGGCGCAGTTCGCCACCCAGCCGTTCCGCGCGGCCTACCGCCGACTGCGTGGGCAGGAGAGCTATCCCGCCGAGAACACCTCCCGGATGCGCGACGTGGAGAACGCCGCCGTCTCGTTCATCGAGGACGCCGAGGGCGAGTTCTTCTGCTGGATCCACTACATGGACACCCATACGCCGTACGTCCCCGCGCCGGTGAACGTCCGGGCGGTCACCGACGAGGACTACGGCACCCTCCGGATGCTCAGCCCGCACCTGCGGACGGGGCTCGGCCGCGAGGTCGGCCCGGAGACGCTCGCGGACCTGCGGACGCTGTACCGCGCCGCCACCCACCAGGTCGACCAGAGCATCGGCCGGGTGCTCGACGCGCTCGAACGCGAGGGGATCCGCGACGAGACGACGGTCGTCGTCGCGGGCGACCACGGCGAGGAGTTCATGGAGCACGGCCACCTCTCGCACTACCCGAAGCTCTACCGGGAGCTGACGCACGTGCCGTTCATCGTCGACGTACCGGACACGACGAGCCGCCGGGTTGAGGCGCCGGTCGCGCTCGATGCCATCCCGCCGACGCTGTGTGACCTCCACGACGTCCGGCGACCGGAGGGGTTCACCGCCGACAGCCTCGTGCCGACCGTCCGGGACGGCACCGAGCCAGCCGCCACGCCGAGCGTCTCCGTGACGGTCCGTGGCGACTCGGTCACTCAGCAGCCCATCCCGCGGAACCTCGGCGACGGCGACACGGTCGTCAGCGTCCGCGACGACCGCTGGACGTACATCGAGTGCCGGGCGGCCGACGAGCGCGAGCTGTACGACCGGACCGTCGACCCCGAGGAGCAGGAGAATCGGTGGGATGCGGCTGCCGACGAGGACGGTGTCGCCGCGCTCCGCCGGGTCGCCGAGCGTCGGCTCGACGCGCTGGCAACCGTCGCCGGCGAGCGTGACGCCGAGGACGACGAGGAGGTCCCCCGGGAGCTGGAGGACCGGCTCAGCGCGCTGGGCTACCGCTAGACGCCCACCCAGCCGCTGGCACCCGAGGTTTTTGTTCGGGAGCGCGTATCCGGAGCCATGCAGTTCGTCGCACTGGACGACGCGCTCCTGACGGTCGACGACGACACGGTGACCGAGCGGTTCGACGGACACGAGTTCGAGTGCGTGGTCGCCGGCCCCAACCGCGTCTTCGCAGGGACGTTCGAGGCCGGGCTCTACCGCCGCGAGGACGGCGGCTCCGGCGACGACGACTGGCACCGCGTCGGCGACTCGCTCCCCGATTCGGTGACGGCGGTCGCGCTCGACCCGCACGACGGCGACGGCGTCTGGGTCGGCACGGAGCCGAGTCGCGTCTTCCACTCCGCCGACGGCGGCGATAGCTGGACCGAGCGGACCGGACTCACCGACCTCCCGTCGGCAGACAGCTGGTACTTCCCACCGCGGCCGGACACCCACCACATCCGTTGGCTGGAACCCGACCCACACCGCGAGGGGCGTCTCTACGTCGGCATCGAGGCGGGTGCGCTCGTCGTCACCGACGACGGCGGCGAGACGTGGACCGAGCGTCCCGGGGGGAGCCGCCGTGACAACCACCAGCTGGCGACGCATCCCGCGGCCGTCGGTCGGGTGTACAGCGCGGCCGGCGACGGCTACGCCGAGAGCACCGACCACGGACGGACGTGGGTGCAGCCGCAGTCCGGGCTCGACCACCGCTACTGCTGGAGCGTCGCGGTCGACCCCGGCGACCCGGACCTTCGCGTGGTCTCGGCAGCATCGGGTGCGTCGCGTGCCCACCGCTCGGGAACCGCCGAGAGCTACGTCTACCGGAAGCACGGCGACGACCCGTGGGAGGTGTCGATGGGCGGGCTGCCGGAGCCGGAGGGGTTCCGTCGGCCCGTCCTCGCGCCTGCTGGCCACGGAACCTTCCTCGCGGCGGCCGACGACGGACTCTACCGGAGTGAGGACGGCGGTCGCTCGTGGAAGCAGGCGGTTACGTGGGACGAAACCGGCCCGGTGCGCGGGCTCGCGATCCGGTGAGCACGACGGACCAGCGCGGGTGACTCAGGCGGGCGTCCGTTCCTCGTCGAGCACTGACAGCCCGTCGTCGACGGTGAGGGTCAGCGTCTCGTCGTCCAGTGTGACCGAGACGGCGACCCGAAGCGGGTCGCGGCCGACGACGGTGGACGCGTCGGCGCTGACCCATTCGAGCTCCCAGAGCCGCGTCTCGCGCGTGTCGATGCCGTGGTCGTAGTGGAAGGCGACGACGGCGGGATGCGACAGGAGCGCGAGCCCGACGTCGGTGAACCAGCCCGACCCACACCGCTCGCAGTCGTAGCGGACGAACGCCTCGAACCG harbors:
- a CDS encoding sulfatase-like hydrolase/transferase, encoding MSEDVRATVLITVDSLRADALDLTSESSHTPALRDLAGRATVFENAFAQGNWTPFSFPSILGGAPVFADGPRIGVGNGPTLAETLGRSGIATGGFNASNGFLTAYWGYDRGFEEFESFHAEASNPVSRVLSAHPTWQAWAQFATQPFRAAYRRLRGQESYPAENTSRMRDVENAAVSFIEDAEGEFFCWIHYMDTHTPYVPAPVNVRAVTDEDYGTLRMLSPHLRTGLGREVGPETLADLRTLYRAATHQVDQSIGRVLDALEREGIRDETTVVVAGDHGEEFMEHGHLSHYPKLYRELTHVPFIVDVPDTTSRRVEAPVALDAIPPTLCDLHDVRRPEGFTADSLVPTVRDGTEPAATPSVSVTVRGDSVTQQPIPRNLGDGDTVVSVRDDRWTYIECRAADERELYDRTVDPEEQENRWDAAADEDGVAALRRVAERRLDALATVAGERDAEDDEEVPRELEDRLSALGYR
- a CDS encoding WD40/YVTN/BNR-like repeat-containing protein, with product MQFVALDDALLTVDDDTVTERFDGHEFECVVAGPNRVFAGTFEAGLYRREDGGSGDDDWHRVGDSLPDSVTAVALDPHDGDGVWVGTEPSRVFHSADGGDSWTERTGLTDLPSADSWYFPPRPDTHHIRWLEPDPHREGRLYVGIEAGALVVTDDGGETWTERPGGSRRDNHQLATHPAAVGRVYSAAGDGYAESTDHGRTWVQPQSGLDHRYCWSVAVDPGDPDLRVVSAASGASRAHRSGTAESYVYRKHGDDPWEVSMGGLPEPEGFRRPVLAPAGHGTFLAAADDGLYRSEDGGRSWKQAVTWDETGPVRGLAIR